A window of the Gossypium arboreum isolate Shixiya-1 chromosome 2, ASM2569848v2, whole genome shotgun sequence genome harbors these coding sequences:
- the LOC108466894 gene encoding uncharacterized protein LOC108466894: MMISKHFFHVLSIVLFLSFSFPYAHFTEIDQDSTNLHPLPVSLGSSSFSSSGSFKHSSSSHASHSFKSSHSLKSSENHGDASGHGSSSISHSSSASGSSSHSSSSSHSGSFKSSGSFKGSSSPIDSNNSKDSGLGHGDSSSSTTSSSLSGSSHSKSSNSLSHSSSSSHSGSWKGSSSFGDSNNSKDSSLGHGDSRSSATSSSLSGSSHSKSSSSLSHSSSSSHSGSWKGSSSFQDSNKPKDSSSAMTSHSSLGSGDNFSNSKGSDSSKTSKSGNSSSLSGSINSMGSNSSKTFNSALGSTTSNSSKSSRSNNSKDSSSATASGSSSSLGSSKSKASGLSAHSSFEKHGGATGHGSSSLSHSVSASGSSSHSSSYSHSSSSSHSSSFKHSNSGSSRSFTNSGSNNSKDSSSDAASHSSLGQGASNKVSSSSSHSNSLNHDGSTSHGSSSLSHSSSASGSSSKSSLSPHSGSSATNSSTYLGSDNSKDTDSTTTSQSSLNHKASSSSASSSSLSGTSNYKASGLSKNSSSSSHSGSSAANSSKNSGSNHSKDSYSTAASQSSLNHGASSSSISSDSLSGSNNSKAFGSSSDSSSFKHSGSGASNSSTNIGSNNSNDSAPTVASQSTLNHGASNSSSSSGSLSGSSNYKASGSSSNSISSSHSGSFNHFGPIAGNSSTNLGSNSSKGSNSTTASQSSLNYKASNSSTSSGSLSSSRNYKASGSSSNSSSSSHSGSFKHSGSTTANLSTNSGLNNSKDSSPTTASKSSLEHEASGSSTSSGSLSGSSDSKASGLSSHSSSINHGGATGHNSFSLSHSSSASHSGSFEHSGYFKGSGSSVDSSNSKDFGFGATHSSSSSGASGSSTSSSSLSGLNNSKNSKTSNSSLSHDASGSSTSLGSNNSKDSKSSSKSGASSSSTDSNSLSGFNNSKGSGSFQTSNSSSNLSASGSSKGSNSLSNSNNSKGSNNSKSSETSGSSSDLDASSSSKGFGSDNSQSSDSSQTSQSGSADSTTGSGSLSSSNNSKSSDSSNISNSSSSYDAHGSGSDSVSSLNNSKGFGSSKTSGSLSGTSSSVTHGSTTSTLPHSPSKGDGYSKASSSSLGSEGSKSSTSDFSVSGNSKASSTKNESASTGTNASATNGSTTFIPTSPSPGSNGPKSSTSNPSGASTTVTNGPTASTPSSSPSTGVNSFITNSHKGSGHTSSSNFAHSGSFTASGHSSASHSSGFKALGSSSGSEGSKTATSDSSVSGNSKASSTKNESASMGSNASATNGSTTFIPTNPSTGSDGSMSSISNPSGTSTSVTNGPTASTPSSSPSTAFGRSSASHGSSFKASGSSLGSEGSKSSTNDSSVSGNSKASSTKNESASMGTNASTTNGSTTFILTNPSTGSDGSKSSTSNPSGTSTSITNGPTAFTPPSSPSTGVSYFKTNSHKGFGHTSSSNVAHSGLFKASGHSSASHSSSFKTPGSSVGIGSSTSSHSTTSNESGFKTSGSSTNTDSSENNGHMNFSSTSSPSTGSSLNTSSSTPFGSSSSLSTNIGSPESNSHMASNHSNSGYSKQTGSSTTSGHSSTSNSFGSKTSSSSTNIGSTSTDGHTTTGSTLSASSGSSSRKTNSHMTSSHTKSSSSTHTDSSNHAGSLTTSGSKTSGSSTNTGSATTDGNTTTGSILSHSSGSSSHKTNSHMSFGHTKSGSSTHTGSSKHTGSFTTSGSKTSSSSTSPGSTTTNGHATTGPAMIDAHKTTSSISSHSSGSSSHKTNSHDTSAPTKSCSCTCTPTDSSNHTGSATTDGHTTTGSISSYSSGSSSHKTNSHTTSAHTKSGSSTHTSSSKYTGSFTTSGSKISGSSTNTGAATIGGHTTTGSISSHSLGSTSHNSNSHTTSTHTKFGSSTHTGSSKHTGSFTTSGHSSTSSDFGSKTSSSSKSTSSSKNNGHVTSGSTSSPSTYYGSPMTSSTTSSGHADSDSSTSNNFGSKTSGSFRGTNSYDAPGSTNLGISSSSDISMGSGSSKSSSLENQFSGTFSKVFAFGDSYTDTGNAQSLGILKDFASAFLSSFFQTIDSNLHFEGRSSNGRLVIDFLCDSLNISLLPPFEVASKNSSINEDCGVNFAVGGSTSLSGDFFTNHKITNNLLWQGTPLGFQTQIEWFNQFVTKKACNGETIEQCKEQMGNNLIWLGQMGADDFARVIGSSISLRWLTDITLGQISKILTTVLDSGARFIVVQGLPPLGCWPLAKLLTPHFAKDEMGCSAVINKAIMAHNDLLQKTLEEFRRNYPNATIAYADYFNAFKTVMGNLTEFGFLDGSDACCGVGGGLNFNLNNLCGMDGTNTCSNPNAYIHWDGLHLTEAMNKQIARLFLLEGFCQPSFVDLIKRHQSLLQPSLQ; encoded by the exons atgaTGATTTCAAAGcatttttttcatgttttatctATTGTTCTCTtcttatcattttcatttccatatgCACATTTCACAGAGATTGATCAAGATTCAACCAACCTTCACCCCCTTCCAGTAAGCTTGGGTTCTAGTTCATTTTCAAGTTCTGGCTCTTTTAAGCATTCAAGTTCTTCCCATGCCTCCCACTCATTTAAGAGTTCGCACTCTTTAAAGAGCTCTGAAAATCATGGTGATGCTTCGGGTCATGGCtcttcctctatttcacattcaAGTTCAGCTTCTGGCTCATCTTCACATTCTAGTTCATCTTCACATTCTGGATCTTTTAAGAGTTCAGGTTCATTTAAAGGTTCTAGCTCTCCCATAGATTCTAATAATTCTAAAGACTCCGGTTTAGGTCATGGGGATTCTAGTTCCTCTACAACTTCTAGTTCTTTATCGGGTTCTAGCCATTCTAAATCTTCTAACTCATTGTCACATTCTAGTTCATCTTCACATTCTGGTTCTTGGAAGGGTTCTAGCTCATTCGGAGATTCTAACAATTCTAAGGATTCTAGTTTAGGTCATGGGGATTCTAGATCCTCTGCAACTTCTAGTTCTTTATCAGGTTCTAGCCATTCCAAATCTTCTAGCTCATTGTCACATTCTAGTTCATCTTCACATTCTGGTTCTTGGAAGGGTTCTAGCTCATTCCAAGATTCTAACAAGCCTAAGGATTCTAGTTCTGCTATGACTAGTCACTCTTCATTAGGTTCTGGAGATAATTTTAGCAATTCTAAGGGTTCTGACTCATCTAAAACTTCTAAGTCTGGCAACTCTAGTTCTTTATCAGGTTCCATCAATTCAATGGGTTCTAACTCTTCTAAGACTTTTAACTCTGCATTAGGTTCTACTACATCTAACTCTTCCAAAAGCTCAAGATCTAACAATTCTAAAGATTCTAGTTCTGCTACTGCTTCTGGTTCTTCTTCAAGTTTAGGTTCTAGCAAGTCTAAGGCTTCTGGCTTATCAGCACATTCAAGTTTTGAAAAACATGGTGGTGCTACGGGTCATGGCTCTTCCTCTTTATCGCATTCAGTTTCAGCTTCAGGCTCATCTTCACATTCCAGTTCATATTCACATTCTAGTTCTTCTTCACATTCAAGTTCTTTTAAGCATTCAAATTCTGGTTCTTCTAGATCTTTTACAAACTCGGGTTCCAACAATTCTAAGGATTCTAGTTCTGATGCGGCTTCTCACTCTTCATTGGGTCAAGGGGCTTCTAATAAAGTTTCTAGTTCATCATCACATTCCAATTCTCTAAATCATGATGGTTCTACAAGTCATGGTTCTTCCTCTTTATCACATTCAAGTTCAGCTTCTGGATCATCCTCAAAATCTAGTTTATCTCCACATTCCGGTTCTAGTGCTACTAACTCATCCACATACTTGGGTTCTGACAATTCTAAGGATACTGATTCTACTACAACTTCTCAGTCTTCATTAAATCATAAGGCTTCTAGTTCCTCTGCAAGTTCTAGTTCTCTATCAGGTACTAGCAATTATAAGGCTTCAGGCTTATCCAAAAATTCCAGTTCATCTTCACATTCTGGTTCTAGTGCTGCTAACTCATCCAAAAACTCAGGTTCTAACCATTCTAAGGATTCTTATTCTACAGCAGCTTCTCAGTCTTCATTAAATCATGGGGCTTCTAGTTCCTCCATAAGTTCTGATTCTTTATCAGGTTCTAATAATTCTAAGGCTTTTGGCTCATCTTCAGACTCCAGTTCTTTTAAGCATTCTGGTTCTGGTGCTTCTAACTCTTCCACAAATATAGGTTCCAACAATTCTAATGATTCTGCTCCTACTGTGGCTTCTCAGTCTACATTAAATCACGGGGCTTCTAATTCCTCTTCAAGTTCTGGTTCTTTATCAGGTTCTAGCAATTATAAGGCTTCCGGGTCATCCTCAAATTCTATTTCATCTTCACATTCTGGTTCTTTTAATCACTTTGGTCCTATTGCTGGTAACTCCTCCACAAACTTAGGTTCTAACAGTTCTAAGGGTTCTAATTCTACTACGGCTTCTCAGTCTTCATTAAACTATAAGGCTTCTAATTCCTCTACAAGTTCTGGTTCTTTATCAAGTTCTAGAAATTATAAGGCTTCGGGCTCATCCTCAAATTCTAGTTCATCTTCACATTCTGGTTCTTTTAAGCATTCTGGTTCTACTACTGCTAACTTATCCACAAATTCTGGTTTGAACAATTCTAAGGATTCTAGTCCTACTACGGCTTCTAAGTCTTCTTTAGAACATGAGGCTTCTGGTTCCTCTACAAGTTCTGGTTCTTTGTCAGGTTCTAGTGATTCTAAGGCTTCTGGCTTGTCATCACATTCCAGTTCTATAAATCATGGTGGTGCTACAGGTCACAACTCCTTCTCTTTGTCACATTCAAGTTCAGCTTCACATTCTGGTTCCTTTGAGCATTCGGGTTATTTTAAGGGGTCTGGCTCTTCTGTGGATTCTAGCAATTCTAAGGATTTTGGTTTTGGTGCAACTCACTCTTCATCAAGTTCTGGGGCTTCTGGTTCTTCTACAAGTTCCAGTTCTTTATCAG GTTTGAATAATTCAAAAAATTCTAAGACTTCAAACTCTTCTTTAAGTCATGATGCTTCAG GCTCTTCCACAAGTTTAGGTTCTAACAATTCCAAGGATTCAAAATCTTCATCAAAATCCGGTGCTTCTAGCTCTTCTACAGACTCCAATTCTTTATCAGGTTTTAACAATTCTAAGGGGTCTGGATCTTTTCAAACTTCAAACTCTTCATCAAATCTTAGTGCATCGGGTTCCTCCAAAGGGTCGAATTCTTTATCAAATTCTAACAATTCTAAAG GTTCTAACAATTCTAAGAGTTCCGAAACTTCTGGCTCTTCATCCGACCTTGATGCTTCTAGCTCTTCCAAAGGATTTGGTTCTGATAATTCTCAAAGTTCTGATTCTTCTCAAACTTCACAATCTGGTTCTGCCGACTCTACCACAG GATCAGGGTCAttatcaagttcaaacaattctaaGAGTTCTGACTCTtctaacatttcaaattcatcatctaGTTATGATGCTCATGGTTCTGGGTCTGATTCTGTATCAAGTTTGAACAATTCAAAAGGTTTTGGATCTTCAAAAACTTCAGGCTCCTTATCAG GCACTAGTTCTTCTGTGACTCATGGTTCTACTACTTCTACTCTTCCTCATAGCCCTTCAAAAGGTGATGGATATTCTAAAGCATCAAGCTCATCATTAG GTTCTGAAGGATCTAAGTCTTCTACAAGTGACTTTTCAG TTTCTGGTAATTCTAAGGCTTCAAGTACTAAAAATGAAAGTGCTTCCACTGGTACCAATGCTTCAGCGACTAATGGTTCTACGACTTTTATTCCTACGAGCCCTTCCCCAG GTTCTAACGGACCTAAGTCTTCTACAAGTAACCCTTCAG GCGCTAGTACAACAGTGACAAATGGTCCTACAGCTTCTACTCCTTCTTCTAGCCCTTCCACAGGCGTTAATTCTTTCATAACTAATAGCCATAAGGGATCTGGTCATACAAGTTCAAGCAATTTTGCTCACTCTGGTTCGTTTACAGCTTCTGGTCACTCTTCCGCAAGTCATAGTTCTGGTTTTAAAGCTTTAGGCTCCTCATCAG gtTCTGAAGGGTCTAAGACCGCTACAAGTGACTCTTCGG TTTCTGGTAATTCAAAGGCTTCAAGTACTAAAAATGAAAGTGCTTCCATGGGTTCCAATGCTTCAGCGACTAATGGTTCTACGACTTTTATTCCTACGAACCCTTCCACAG GTTCTGACGGATCTATGTCTTCAATAAGTAACCCTTCAG GCACTAGTACTTCAGTGACAAATGGTCCTACAGCTTCTACTCCTTCTTCAAGCCCTTCCACAG CTTTTGGTCGCTCTTCCGCAAGTCATGGTTCTAGTTTTAAAGCTTCAGGCTCCTCATTAG GTTCTGAAGGATCTAAGTCTTCTACGAATGACTCTTCAG TTTCTGGTAATTCCAAGGCTTCAAGTACTAAAAATGAAAGTGCTTCCATGGGTACCAATGCTTCAACGACTAATGGTTCTACGACTTTTATTCTTACGAACCCTTCCACAG GTTCTGACGGATCTAAGTCTTCTACAAGTAACCCTTCAG GCACTAGTACTTCAATAACAAATGGTCCTACAGCTTTTACTCCTCCTTCGAGCCCTTCCACAGGCGTTAGTTATTTCAAAACTAATAGCCATAAGGGATTTGGTCATACAAGTTCAAGCAATGTCGCTCACTCTGGTTTGTTTAAAGCTTCTGGTCACTCTTCCGCAAGTCATAGTTCTAGTTTTAAAACTCCAG GCTCTTCAGTTGGCATTGGTTCTTCAACTTCTAGTCACTCTACCACAAGCAATGAGTCCGGCTTTAAAACTTCAGGCTCTTCCACAAACACCGATTCTTCTGAAAATAATGGTCATATGAATTTTAGTTCTACTTCGAGTCCTTCCACAG GCTCTTCCTTGAACACTAGTTCTTCTACGCCTTTCGGTTCTTCTTCAAGCCTTTCTACAAATATAGGTTCTCCTGAGAGTAATAGTCATATGGCTTCTAATCATTCAAACTCGGGCTATTCTAAACAAACTGGTTCTTCTACAACTTCTGGCCACTCTTCCACTAGCAATAGTTTTGGTTCCAAAACTTCAAGCTCTTCCACAAACATTGGTTCTACTTCGACTGATGGCCATACAACTACCGGTTCTACTTTGAGTGCCTCTTCAGGTTCTAGTTCTCGTAAGACTAATAGTCACATGACTTCTAGTCATACAAAATCTAGTTCTTCCACACACACCGATTCTTCCAATCACGCTGGTTCTTTGACAACATCTGGTTCCAAAACTTCAGGCTCTTCTACTAACACTGGTTCCGCTACGACTGATGGCAATACAACTACTGGTTCTATTTTGAGCCACTCTTCAGGTTCTAGTTCTCATAAGACTAATAGTCACATGAGTTTTGGTCATACAAAATCAGGCTCTTCTACACACACAGGTTCTTCCAAACACACTGGTTCTTTCACAACATCTGGTTCCAAAACTTCAAGCTCTTCCACAAGCCCTGGTTCTACTACGACTAATGGCCATGCAACTACTGGTCCTGCTATGATTGATGCCCATAAAACTACTAGTTCTATTTCAAGCCACTCTTCAGGTTCTAGTTCTCATAAGACTAATAGTCACGACACTTCTGCTCCTACAAAATCTTGCTCTTGCACTTGCACACCTACCGACTCTTCCAATCACACTGGTTCTGCTACAACTGATGGCCATACAACTACTGGTTCTATTTCGAGCTACTCTTCAGGTTCTAGTTCTCATAAGACTAATAGTCACACGACATCTGCTCATACAAAATCTGGCTCTTCTACACACACAAGTTCCTCTAAATACACAGGTTCTTTCACAACCTCTGGTTCTAAAATTTCGGGCTCTTCCACAAACACTGGTGCTGCTACGATTGGTGGCCATACAACTACTGGTTCTATTTCGAGCCACTCTTTAGGTTCTACTTCTCATAACAGTAATAGTCACACGACTTCTACTCATACAAAATTTGGCTCTTCTACACACACAGGTTCTTCCAAACACACTGGTTCTTTCACAACCTCTGGTCACTCTTCCACAAGTAGTGATTTTGGTTCTAAAACATCAAGTTCCTCCAAAAGCACTAGTTCTTCTAAGAATAATGGTCATGTGACTTCTGGTTCTACTTCGAGCCCTTCCACATATTACGGTTCTCCTATGACTAGTAGTACTACATCTTCTGGTCATGCAGATTCAGACTCTTCCACAAGCAATAATTTTGGTTCTAAAACTTCGGGCTCTTTTAGAGGCACCAATTCTTATGATGCTCCTGGTTCTACAAACTTGGGCATTTCTTCAAGTTCTGATATTTCCATGGGTTCTGGCTCTTCTAAGAGTTCTAGTCTTGAAAACCAGTTTAGTGGTACTTTTTCCAAAGTTTTTGCTTTTGGGGACTCATATACAGACACAGGAAATGCTCAATCATTAGGCATTTTGAAAGACTTCGCGAGTGCATTCTTATCAAGCTTTTTTCAAACAATAGATTCAAACCTCCATTTTGAGGGTAGATCAAGTAATGGCCGCTTGGTTATTGATTTCCTTTGTGATTCTCTCAACATATCCCTGTTGCCACCATTTGAAGTGGCTTCCAAAAACTCTAGTATCAATGAAGACTGTGGAGTGAACTTTGCAGTGGGAGGTTCGACATCTCTTTCAGGTGATTTTTTTACTAATCATAAAATCACCAATAACTTGTTGTGGCAAGGCACTCCATTAGGTTTCCAAACTCAAATAGAATGGTTCAACCAGTTCGTCACAAAAAAAGCCTGCAATGGGGAAACAATCGAACAATGCAAGGAACAAATGGGAAACAACCTCATTTGGCTTGGGCAAATGGGTGCAGATGACTTTGCTCGTGTTATAGGGTCTTCTATTTCCTTGCGTTGGCTTACAGATATAACTCTCGGTCAAATCTCCAAAATCCTCACG ACGGTGTTGGATAGTGGCGCAAGGTTCATCGTGGTTCAAGGACTACCGCCACTAGGGTGTTGGCCATTAGCAAAATTATTGACTCCCCACTTTGCCAAGGATGAAATGGGTTGTTCTGCAGTTATCAACAAAGCAATAATGGCTCACAATGACCTCTTACAGAAGACATTAGAAGAATTTCGTAGAAACTATCCCAATGCTACAATTGCATATGCTGATTATTTCAACGCATTCAAGACAGTCATGGGAAACCTCACTGAGTTTGGCTTTTTAGATGGGTCCGATGCATGTTGCGGCGTTGGAGGTGGACTTAACTTCAACTTGAACAATCTATGTGGCATGGATGGCACCAACACTTGTAGTAACCCGAATGCTTACATCCACTGGGATGGACTTCATCTTACAGAAGCAATGAACAAACAAATCGCTCGTCTCTTCCTCCTTGAAGGCTTCTGTCAACCATCTTTTGTTGATCTAATAAAAAGGCATCAAAGCTTACTTCAACCCTCTCTTCAGTAG